One Punica granatum isolate Tunisia-2019 chromosome 3, ASM765513v2, whole genome shotgun sequence genomic window carries:
- the LOC116198797 gene encoding transcription factor bHLH87 isoform X2, with amino-acid sequence MECFVWDGLEVTECMPLWSDDTLGRHPSRYGPAPYDVIDSIPHQIDLQRAQASLIEYSNSARLVQSNNQVHCSVLIAPTSQSTHPILSSCMNLQPVGTPVAVGPADNGPNVANSSTKDSLDMFDCLFSATNGNTEGSVEECAMSSSMILRDVHSRSFWNFGSCGAISSGESENNSASLQDNKAKGKEGTNKRKNNVSEGGFRLISEVNPPKSKRVRSEKSRSENQNLAPSSSNISFQLYPLSSSPTSSIDQEPDQEAIAQMKEMIYRAAAFRPVNLGLEVVEKPKRKNVRISRDPQTVAARQRREKISERIRVLQRLVPGGTKMDTASMLDEAANYLKFLQSQIKQLENLEPKIDFSSTNCLPINNLIFSSLSFNHAFSSMQVHPFPLQQPDHSPKV; translated from the coding sequence ATGGAATGTTTCGTTTGGGATGGACTGGAAGTCACCGAGTGCATGCCTTTGTGGAGCGATGATACTCTGGGGCGACATCCTTCTCGCTATGGTCCTGCTCCTTACGATGTCATTGACTCGATCCCACATCAAATAGATCTTCAGCGGGCTCAAGCATCACTCATTGAGTACTCAAATTCAGCGAGGTTGGTACAGAGCAATAATCAGGTTCATTGCTCGGTGCTGATTGCTCCCACGTCTCAATCGACACACCCAATCCTGTCGAGCTGCATGAATCTGCAACCAGTGGGCACGCCAGTGGCAGTTGGCCCAGCAGACAATGGCCCAAATGTTGCAAATTCGAGTACAAAGGACTCACTCGACATGTTTGACTGCTTGTTCTCGGCGACCAATGGCAACACTGAAGGGTCAGTGGAAGAATGTGCCATGTCATCGTCCATGATCTTGCGGGATGTACATTCAAGAAGCTTCTGGAACTTTGGGTCGTGCGGGGCCATTTCTTCTGGAGAGTCAGAGAACAATAGTGCCAGCCTGCAGGATAATAAGGCAAAGGGGAAGGAAGGAACAAACAAGAGGAAGAACAATGTAAGTGAAGGCGGATTCCGACTCATCTCCGAGGTCAATCCACCAAAATCCAAGAGAGTCAGATCGGAAAAAAGTCGAAGCGAGAATCAAAACCTAGCCCCATCATCGTCCAACATAAGTTTCCAGTTGTACCCACTCTCATCGTCTCCGACCTCGTCCATCGACCAGGAGCCCGACCAGGAGGCCATTGCTCAGATGAAGGAGATGATATATCGGGCTGCAGCCTTCAGGCCTGTGAATCTGGGTCTGGAGGTGGTGGAGAAGCCCAAGCGAAAGAACGTTAGGATATCGAGGGACCCACAGACTGTGGCGGCTAGGCAAAGGAGGGAGAAGATCAGTGAGCGCATTAGGGTCCTGCAGAGGCTCGTCCCAGGTGGGACTAAGATGGATACGGCTTCGATGCTTGATGAGGCTGCTAACTATCTCAAGTTTTTGCAGTCGCAAATCAAGCAACTAGAAAACTTGGAGCCCAAGATTGACTTTTCATCAACCAATTGCCTCCCCATTAATAATCTTATCTTCTCCTCTTTGTCTTTTAACCACGCATTCAGTTCCATGCAAGTCCATCCATTTCCTCTCCAACAACCTGACCACAGCCCTAAAGTCTGA
- the LOC116198797 gene encoding transcription factor bHLH87 isoform X1, with product MISISVFFIYSRILASKTRFSVQKSTSMECFVWDGLEVTECMPLWSDDTLGRHPSRYGPAPYDVIDSIPHQIDLQRAQASLIEYSNSARLVQSNNQVHCSVLIAPTSQSTHPILSSCMNLQPVGTPVAVGPADNGPNVANSSTKDSLDMFDCLFSATNGNTEGSVEECAMSSSMILRDVHSRSFWNFGSCGAISSGESENNSASLQDNKAKGKEGTNKRKNNVSEGGFRLISEVNPPKSKRVRSEKSRSENQNLAPSSSNISFQLYPLSSSPTSSIDQEPDQEAIAQMKEMIYRAAAFRPVNLGLEVVEKPKRKNVRISRDPQTVAARQRREKISERIRVLQRLVPGGTKMDTASMLDEAANYLKFLQSQIKQLENLEPKIDFSSTNCLPINNLIFSSLSFNHAFSSMQVHPFPLQQPDHSPKV from the coding sequence ATGATATCAATCTCGGTCTTCTTCATCTATTCTAGGATTTTGGCATCAAAGACAAGATTCTCGGTCCAGAAAAGCACCAGTATGGAATGTTTCGTTTGGGATGGACTGGAAGTCACCGAGTGCATGCCTTTGTGGAGCGATGATACTCTGGGGCGACATCCTTCTCGCTATGGTCCTGCTCCTTACGATGTCATTGACTCGATCCCACATCAAATAGATCTTCAGCGGGCTCAAGCATCACTCATTGAGTACTCAAATTCAGCGAGGTTGGTACAGAGCAATAATCAGGTTCATTGCTCGGTGCTGATTGCTCCCACGTCTCAATCGACACACCCAATCCTGTCGAGCTGCATGAATCTGCAACCAGTGGGCACGCCAGTGGCAGTTGGCCCAGCAGACAATGGCCCAAATGTTGCAAATTCGAGTACAAAGGACTCACTCGACATGTTTGACTGCTTGTTCTCGGCGACCAATGGCAACACTGAAGGGTCAGTGGAAGAATGTGCCATGTCATCGTCCATGATCTTGCGGGATGTACATTCAAGAAGCTTCTGGAACTTTGGGTCGTGCGGGGCCATTTCTTCTGGAGAGTCAGAGAACAATAGTGCCAGCCTGCAGGATAATAAGGCAAAGGGGAAGGAAGGAACAAACAAGAGGAAGAACAATGTAAGTGAAGGCGGATTCCGACTCATCTCCGAGGTCAATCCACCAAAATCCAAGAGAGTCAGATCGGAAAAAAGTCGAAGCGAGAATCAAAACCTAGCCCCATCATCGTCCAACATAAGTTTCCAGTTGTACCCACTCTCATCGTCTCCGACCTCGTCCATCGACCAGGAGCCCGACCAGGAGGCCATTGCTCAGATGAAGGAGATGATATATCGGGCTGCAGCCTTCAGGCCTGTGAATCTGGGTCTGGAGGTGGTGGAGAAGCCCAAGCGAAAGAACGTTAGGATATCGAGGGACCCACAGACTGTGGCGGCTAGGCAAAGGAGGGAGAAGATCAGTGAGCGCATTAGGGTCCTGCAGAGGCTCGTCCCAGGTGGGACTAAGATGGATACGGCTTCGATGCTTGATGAGGCTGCTAACTATCTCAAGTTTTTGCAGTCGCAAATCAAGCAACTAGAAAACTTGGAGCCCAAGATTGACTTTTCATCAACCAATTGCCTCCCCATTAATAATCTTATCTTCTCCTCTTTGTCTTTTAACCACGCATTCAGTTCCATGCAAGTCCATCCATTTCCTCTCCAACAACCTGACCACAGCCCTAAAGTCTGA